TTGTTTTCAGCTAATGGTTTTTTGAACAATTGCCTCCTTATCCAGCAAGTAGTTCTGAAGGCTTCAAATACGatgactctttcttttcttgatgtGTTATTTCGAAGTGATGTTGTTTATGTCCTTGTGCAGTTGTGCCATGTTTCCCAGTATGAGTGTCATTTTAAAGAAGCAGTAGAGTTCATGGAAGCATGCTCGCCATCATGGAGCCCTTGTTCATCATTCATGTATGAGTATCAATCAATGAGAATTATGATGAATTCCAGTATTCTTGTTCATAATGTAacttttcattttcaggttGACTCACAATTGGTGGCATGTAGCACTCTGCTACTTGGAAGGTCATTCTCCAATCAGAAAAGTCCTTGACATATATGATAATCATATATGGAAGGAATTGGAAAGGCCTGATGCTGTGCCTGCCGAGGTCAATATCTATTCTCTTAGTTGACTTGGTACATTGATCATCTTGACTATGAATTGACTAGGTATGCTATGGATTCAGGTGTACTTAAATGCTCTAGGTCTGCTGTTGCGGGTTCACGTGCGTGATCACATAGATGTCTTTGAGGAACGCCTAAAAGTACTAGTCTGCCGTTTGACAGATCAAGTGAGTCATATCGTATCCTTGTTGTCCAAGAATTTAGTGACTGATTAGACTGCATTACAATAATAAAGCGCAATATTGACTGCACAATTAAGGGGATAAGGGTAATGTTTGCTATCGGTACCTCATCTATGAAGAAAGTTGTGCATACATTTCAGAATTGTGTAGCAATGATGTGAAGACCATGTTTTGCTTGTTTTGCCATAAAAAGGAAGCAATGTGAGCAGCACACTCCAAGATTGCTAACCCTTAGCATCTTTGAGTGCACAAAGAGAATACGCGCTGCTCTCGCTGCCTTTTCTgccttctcttccttttttctctataTGAGAATCTTTTAGGGAAATCAAACATAtggtctttctttccttttgcctcCTATTGGATTTGGCTGAATTTTTTCGACATCTGAACTGTTGAAGAATTGGTGGTTATTACAGAAAATATTGCTGTGTCAATGGTGTATCAGAAACCTTCTCATTTGCCTTGTATAAGTCTGCTGTGCACAACAGGTTTTTCCCTTCAAATCTGCACTATGATCTGCTTTAATCCTCCATGTGACAAGGATTGGGAAGCAATCAAATGGCCTGCATGTGGATTGCCAATATCGTTTGCCTAGAGTAGTATTGACATCAGATTGCTGCATGGTGGTTTGCAACAGTTAGCAGATGCTCGTATTAGTTGCTAGAAATTATGTTGTTCTATGGGGCATCTTCTGAGTGTTGCTAGATTTTGTGATATGAGAGTGTTTGAAAGAGACAATCCCCATGGAAGTATAAGTATATTGACACATTGAGCAACCATATATGTGCCTTTAATCGGATTCTTTGATCTATGctgaattttcataaaagattcttcttttatgaccaacaacaacaacaacaaccaccaccaccaccacccccccccGCGCGTGCGCGCcggttcctcctcctccccaaGGTATGCGAAAGATGCTTCTTTATAAATAATTACCGTGTTACGTAAGTGGGAGATATTATGTCTGAATGATTTCTGTATGAAAAAGGATTCTCTTATTTTTGGCACTTGTGATTATGAAATCACGTGAACATTCTTTTCCACATCATAATTCAGGATCTTAATAGTTCGGTTATGTATGAAAGTTTGCTAAATTTTTTCAGAAGACTTGGTACATCGAATGGCATCTTGATTTGTTGACTTTATGGGCCTTGGCATACTCGGGAGAACTTTCTATAGCAGAAGAACTATTCAGTGGCCTGAAATCCAGGTTACGAGGATTTTGCTTCTTGCaaccccaccttttttttttcacagctGCCATTTgtttattataatttatttattgatgTAGATTTTCCAGGATGAGCAAGAAGAAGCAATCATATATGCATAGTGGGATCCTGGTTTGTTGAATACTACTTTGCACTTCCATGCATGGCGACTTTATTATTTAGGAGAATTAGACTTTTACTCTCTTCTAGTATGCTTTTTTAACTTTATTTCACTTGAACTTGCGGTCTATAGTATTCCACATTATTTTATCACCAACAACCTTTCTAATCTAGAGGCATGCATGGGTTTAAACGCTTGATTTGATCAGCTATTTCCAGTCAACAGCTGAACCTTGGTTCTTAAACTTCAAGGCCTCGTTTATACTGTTATTGGTTCCGCATTAgtttcctttcaattttctgGTGCCGTCGAAAAGATTGCTTTATTTGAATGCGAAAATCCACTACTTCAGCTTGCAGAAGCTATATTTGATTATGGGAGGGGTAAGTATGAACAAGCCTTGGAAGTGCTGGGTCCAGATTTTGATGCCAATAACTGCAAGGTACTCTTATGAACTGGTGCGACTGAGGTCTCTTTAGACTATACTGTGTTGAGGATCGACTAATACATTTCATCATGCTAGATGATCGGGGCATCAGATGAGCAGCTCGATGTATTTAATGAAGTGTGGTTCATTATGCTACTAAGTACTGGACAAGCTACAAAAGGTATAtcattcacttgcttatttgcTGTCCAAACAGCATGTGGGTTTTCTTCTGATTCCGAACTCTCGAGTGCTGCAGCGACTGAAGCAATCGAGGAGCGGATTAAGAAAAGGGAGGGCGCTCCTTTCTTGTGGCAGCTGCAGGTACTGCACTCGACCTTGATAAGAACACTCAGACAGAAACCATCTCAT
The genomic region above belongs to Rhodamnia argentea isolate NSW1041297 chromosome 6, ASM2092103v1, whole genome shotgun sequence and contains:
- the LOC115757275 gene encoding tetratricopeptide repeat protein 38-like isoform X2, which produces MGGEGVRFDAWGYGVNASSDDCVSAINAYYQQVLSYGRKRSVILEAVDHDGDCVLANILAAHYLCSADPSRLPSLIQAAKSRFEQATPYEKAVFNAVSSLISDNRDDEAAFELHQKLLKDFPRDLVSLKRAQILCFYMGRPDLSLNLVEQVLPENQQENYVYGMLAFPLLELGRMADAEKAAKKGFEINNEDCWAQHALCHVSQYECHFKEAVEFMEACSPSWSPCSSFMLTHNWWHVALCYLEGHSPIRKVLDIYDNHIWKELERPDAVPAEVYLNALGLLLRVHVRDHIDVFEERLKVLVCRLTDQKTWYIEWHLDLLTLWALAYSGELSIAEELFSGLKSRFSRMSKKKQSYMHSGILLAEAIFDYGRGKYEQALEVLGPDFDANNCKMIGASDEQLDVFNEVWFIMLLSTGQATKATEAIEERIKKREGAPFLWQLQERGYKLMGKPEATVISEKLRAMESAYFK
- the LOC115757275 gene encoding tetratricopeptide repeat protein 38-like isoform X1: MGGEGVRFDAWGYGVNASSDDCVSAINAYYQQVLSYGRKRSVILEAVDHDGDCVLANILAAHYLCSADPSRLPSLIQAAKSRFEQATPYEKAVFNAVSSLISDNRDDEAAFELHQKLLKDFPRDLVSLKRAQILCFYMGRPDLSLNLVEQVLPENQQENYVYGMLAFPLLELGRMADAEKAAKKGFEINNEDCWAQHALCHVSQYECHFKEAVEFMEACSPSWSPCSSFMLTHNWWHVALCYLEGHSPIRKVLDIYDNHIWKELERPDAVPAEVYLNALGLLLRVHVRDHIDVFEERLKVLVCRLTDQFAKFFQKTWYIEWHLDLLTLWALAYSGELSIAEELFSGLKSRFSRMSKKKQSYMHSGILLAEAIFDYGRGKYEQALEVLGPDFDANNCKMIGASDEQLDVFNEVWFIMLLSTGQATKATEAIEERIKKREGAPFLWQLQERGYKLMGKPEATVISEKLRAMESAYFK
- the LOC115757275 gene encoding tetratricopeptide repeat protein 38-like isoform X3 codes for the protein MGGEGVRFDAWGYGVNASSDDCVSAINAYYQQVLSYGRKRSVILEAVDHDGDCVLANILAAHYLCSADPSRLPSLIQAAKSRFEQATPYEKAVFNAVSSLISDNRDDEAAFELHQKLLKDFPRDLVSLKRAQILCFYMGRPDLSLNLVEQVLPENQQENYVYGMLAFPLLELGRMADAEKAAKKGFEINNEDCWAQHALCHVSQYECHFKEAVEFMEACSPSWSPCSSFMLTHNWWHVALCYLEGHSPIRKVLDIYDNHIWKELERPDAVPAEVYLNALGLLLRVHVRDHIDVFEERLKVLVCRLTDQTWYIEWHLDLLTLWALAYSGELSIAEELFSGLKSRFSRMSKKKQSYMHSGILLAEAIFDYGRGKYEQALEVLGPDFDANNCKMIGASDEQLDVFNEVWFIMLLSTGQATKATEAIEERIKKREGAPFLWQLQERGYKLMGKPEATVISEKLRAMESAYFK